One region of Halalkalicoccus tibetensis genomic DNA includes:
- a CDS encoding HpcH/HpaI aldolase family protein, protein MQGTAASGVGLAGIGGASAHATDEPLIGGSEEFTDRVEDGETVYGMATVFASMDSATVVGNHPAVDWVWIDGEHGSFDFEVIRQIVSVIPDDTAALVRIPGHHPREVDRALDAGADGVIIPFLPRIDGPGVVEDCRMFVEAAYYPPDGNRGASGLQAGAQFGLEADEYFETINDRVFVMLQVETREMIDNIDEIAQIDGLDCLLVGPYDLSYQLNDPGNFDNPELQQAIQDVLDASQRHGVAPGYWVGDEDEEEFVDDGWQVLSLGGDGGLLASGIEARFPGGNGADE, encoded by the coding sequence ATGCAGGGAACAGCCGCATCAGGTGTCGGACTAGCAGGTATTGGCGGGGCAAGCGCACACGCGACCGACGAACCCCTGATCGGCGGTTCTGAGGAGTTCACCGATCGGGTCGAGGACGGAGAGACGGTCTATGGAATGGCGACGGTGTTTGCGAGTATGGACTCGGCGACAGTCGTTGGGAATCACCCTGCGGTCGATTGGGTTTGGATCGACGGCGAACACGGCTCGTTTGATTTCGAAGTCATCCGGCAGATCGTCTCGGTGATCCCCGATGATACTGCAGCACTGGTACGCATCCCGGGACACCATCCACGGGAGGTCGACCGCGCACTCGACGCGGGGGCCGACGGGGTCATCATCCCGTTTCTTCCGCGAATCGACGGGCCCGGTGTCGTCGAGGACTGTCGCATGTTCGTCGAGGCAGCCTACTATCCACCCGATGGCAATCGAGGTGCCTCCGGTCTCCAAGCCGGTGCCCAGTTCGGACTGGAGGCCGACGAGTACTTCGAGACCATCAACGACCGCGTGTTCGTAATGTTGCAGGTGGAAACGCGAGAGATGATCGACAATATCGATGAGATCGCCCAGATAGATGGGCTCGATTGTTTATTGGTCGGACCGTACGACCTCTCCTATCAGTTGAATGATCCCGGTAACTTCGACAATCCAGAGCTCCAACAGGCTATCCAAGACGTCCTTGACGCCTCCCAACGCCATGGGGTCGCACCGGGTTATTGGGTTGGCGACGAAGACGAGGAGGAGTTCGTCGATGATGGCTGGCAGGTACTCTCGCTTGGTGGGGATGGAGGCTTGCTCGCGAGCGGAATCGAGGCCCGGTTCCCAGGAGGGAATGGCGCAGACGAATAG